The proteins below are encoded in one region of Brassica napus cultivar Da-Ae chromosome A6, Da-Ae, whole genome shotgun sequence:
- the LOC106348070 gene encoding (3aS,4S,5R,7aS)-5-hydroxy-7a-methyl-1-oxo-octahydro-1H-indene-4-carboxyl-CoA dehydrogenase: MALKGILGFEHGIVQAPLGPDISGPELVAAVANAGGIGLLRCPDWECPDYVREMIRKTKTLTDKPFGMGVVLAFPHELNVKTILEEKVAVLQLYWGECSKELVDDAHSAGVKVVPQVGSVEEARKAVDVGVDAIIVQGHEAGGHVSGKDGLFSLLPRVVDLVGECDIPVIAAGGIVDARGYVAALSLGAQGVCLGTRFVATHESYAHPIYKRKLIEYEKTEYTDIFGRARWPGAPHRVLETPFFDDWRSLPSHENEVDQPVIGRSTIHGVEKEIRRFAGTVPNMTTTGDLESMAMYAGQSVGLIKEILPAGEVVKSLVEEAQLLILKKFNNVA; encoded by the exons ATGGCTCTGAAAGGGATTCTCGGTTTCGAACACGGGATAGTTCAGGCGCCGTTAGGACCTGATATCTCCGGTCCGGAGCTTGTAGCTGCCGTCGCTAACGCCGGGGGGATCGGTCTTCTCCGATGTCCTGATTGG GAGTGTCCTGATTACGTGAGAGAGATGATAAGGAAGACAAAGACATTGACTGATAAACCATTCGGGATGGGTGTTGTTCTTGCGTTTCCTCATGAGCTCAACGTGAAGACGATCTTGGAAGAGAAGGTTGCTGTGTTGCAGCTTTATTGGGGTGAATGTTCTAAGGAGCTTGTTGATGATGCTCATAGTGCTGGAGTCAAAGTTGTTCCTCAG GTGGGGAGTGTTGAAGAAGCTAGAAAGGCTGTTGATGTAGGAGTAGACGCGATTATTGTTCAAGGGCATGAAGCAGGAGGGCATGTTAGTGGGAAG gaTGGTCTCTTTTCACTGTTACCAAGAGTAGTTGATCTGGTTGGGGAATGCGATATTCCGGTTATCGCTGCTGGAGGGATTGTGGATGCACGTGGTTATGTTGCGGCCTTGTCACTTGGTGCTCAAGGTGTCTGTCTAGGCACAAG GTTTGTGGCGACGCATGAGAGCTACGCACACCCAATATACAAAAGGAAGTTGATCGAATATGAGAAAACCGAATACACAGATATCTTTGGACGAGCAAGGTGGCCTGGTGCACCACACCGTGTTCTGGAGACGCCTTTCTTCGATGACTGGAGATCTCTTCCTTCCCATGAAAATGAAGTCGACCAGCCTGTTATTGGACGTTCTACCATACATGGCGTA GAAAAGGAGATAAGACGATTTGCAGGAACTGTACCCAACATGACAACAACGGGTGACTTAGAGAGTATGGCGATGTATGCAGGCCAAAGCGTAGGCCTCATCAAAGAGATTTTACCGGCTGGAGAGGTAGTGAAAAGTCTTGTGGAAGAAGCTCAGCTTCTGATTCTCAAAAAGTTCAACAATGTTGCATGA